Proteins from a genomic interval of Gossypium hirsutum isolate 1008001.06 chromosome A09, Gossypium_hirsutum_v2.1, whole genome shotgun sequence:
- the LOC107935099 gene encoding probable serine/threonine-protein phosphatase 2A regulatory subunit B'' subunit TON2 produces MYSGSSDSDGHKAATQWKIPPASSMLWAPEPSSVHRNRCRAWIRSSNEDSHRKWIEGGDYGLCIEDVRDEIWDMVKPVDLH; encoded by the exons ATGTACAGTGGATCCAGTGACAGCGATGGCCATAAGGCCGCCACTCAATGGAAGATCCCGCCAGCTTCGTCGATGCTTTGGGCCCCAGAACCTTCCTCGGTACATCGGAACCGGTGCCGGGCTTGGATCCGAAGCTCTAATGA AGATTCACACCGGAAATGGATTGAAGGCGGCGACTATGGCCTGTGCATCGAGGACGTGAGGGACGAAATATGGGATATGGTGAAGCCAGTTGATCTTCATTGA
- the LOC107935098 gene encoding acyl-CoA-binding domain-containing protein 6 isoform X2 — MKMFSFSRRRMKLNRVKKVQLSESVHGTRSPIRPSKRNNNTIVESALPAGTSHCNDFDPSTAPEINSSGNSENWMVLSVAGEKPVPRFNHAAAVLGNRMIVVGGESGNGLLDDVQVLNFDNFSWTTASSKLYLSPNSFPLKIPSCKGHCLVSWGKKALLVGGRTDPGNDRVSVWAFDTETECWSVMEAKGEIPVARSGHTVVRANSVLILFGGETAKKKKLNDLHMFDLKSLTWLTLQCTGTRPSPRSNHVATLYDDKTLFIFGGASKSRTLNDMYSLDFETMVWSRIKIRGFHPSPRAGCCGVLCGTKWYIAGGGSRKKRHSETFIYDILKSEWSMAVASLPSSITTNKGFSLVLVQHKDKDFLVVFGGCRKEPSNQVEVLIIEKNESSMGRQYNPGKSAGKRSASQPVINASSHHSVDSAVRQNLASVIDHGSGRRSLSDLSLADQNPLSGNVSLRKQFHNKEEYNTSVRITKSSEDLSSILQATEQKTNQTDTGVEVNAPGTKIRSDESFLYECENSNLRVEGITSVPVGNHNFVFPEVEGKAGALSAPSSIYYEMRLAALSRKNGILEVQLGAAMASRDSIERNLASALKSKEEMEKRLADTVKEMDLVKEKLAGIELAQEEANNISNIVHSDNVRLEHDVAFLKAVLDDTQKELHSTRGVLAGERARAFQLQVEVFHLKQRLQSMENRAPTPRKPFNV, encoded by the exons ATGAAAATGTTTAGCTTTTCTCGTAGACGTATGAAGCTTAACAG AGTGAAAAAGGTACAACTTTCAGAATCTGTTCATGGAACTAGAAGCCCTATAAGACCATCCAAAAGAAACAACAATACAATT GTGGAATCAGCTTTGCCTGCTGGTACTAGTCATTGTAATGATTTTGATCCTTCGACTGCCCCCGAGATTAATTCGTCGGGGAATTCCGAGAACTGGATGGTGTTATCGGTTGCTGGCGAAAAACCCGTGCCACGGTTTAAT CACGCAGCCGCTGTACTCGGGAATAGGATGATAGTGGTCGGGGGTGAATCCGGGAATGGATTGTTAGATGATGTGCAGGTTCTTAATTTCGATAATTTTTCTTGGACCACAGCATCGTCGAAGCTTTACTTGTCACCGAACAGTTTTCCATTGAAGATTCCTTCGTGCAAAGGCCATTGTCTG GTTTCGTGGGGGAAAAAGGCCCTTCTTGTTGGAGGCCGAACTGACCCCGGGAACGACCGAGTTTCAG TATGGGCATTTGATACAGAGACGGAATGTTGGTCGGTTATGGAAGCTAAAGGAGAAATTCCG GTTGCACGAAGTGGTCACACTGTGGTCAGGGCAAACTCAGTTTTAATCCTTTTCGGGGGTGAAACTGCTAAAAAGAAGAAACTTAATGACCTACATATGTTTGATTTGAAGTCCTTGACGTGGCTCACTCTTCAATGCAC GGGAACAAGACCATCTCCGAGATCCAATCATGTGGCAACTCTTTATGATGATAAAACTCTTTTCATATTTGGTGGAGCATCGAAGTCGAGGACACTGAATGACATGTACTCGCTTGACTTTGAAACG ATGGTTTGGTCGAGAATAAAGATACGTGGTTTTCATCCATCACCACGAGCTGGTTGCTGTGGAGTTCTATGTGGAACAAAATGGTACATAGCTGGGGGCGGAAGTAGGAAAAAAA GACATTCAGAGACCTTCATCTACGATATTTTGAAGTCTGAGTGGTCCATGGCCGTTGCATCACTTCCATCTTCTATCACCACTAACAAG GGGTTTAGCCTAGTACTCGTGCAGCACAAGGATAAGGATTTTCTTGTTGTGTTCGGTGGATGCCGGAAAGAGCCATCTAATCAG GTTGAAGTATTGATCATAGAGAAAAACGAATCATCCATGGGTCGGCAATATAATCCTGGTAAATCTGCCGGAAAACGTTCGGCTAGCCAACCTGTTATTAATGCTTCGTCTCACCATTCGGTTGATTCTGCTGTTAGACAAAATCTAGCCTCTGTAATTGACCATGGTTCTGGTAGAAGATCATTGTCGGATTTGTCACTTGCGGATCAAAATCCTCTTTCCGGAAATGTCTCATTACGAAAACAATTTCATAACAAGGAAGAATACAACACGAGTGTTAGAATAACAAAGAGTTCAGAGGACTTAAGTTCCATTCTGCAG GCAACAGAACAAAAAACAAATCAAACTGATACAGGAGTTGAGGTTAATGCTCCAGGGACCAAAATCCGTTCAGATGAATCATTCCTATATGAATGTGAAAATTCAAACCTTCGGGTCGAAGGGATCACAAGCGTTCCTGTTGGTAATCATAATTTTGTATTTCCGGAAGTGGAAGGTAAAGCAGGAGCGCTATCAGCTCCTTCAAGCATATATTACGAGATGAGACTGGCTGCCCTAAGTAGAAAAAACGGAATTTTGGAAGTACAATTGGGAGCTGCAATGGCAAGCCGAGACTCCATTGAGAGAAATTTAGCTTCGGCTTTGAAGAGCAAAGAGGAGATGGAGAAAAGACTAGCAGACACAGTGAAAGAGATGGATTTGGTAAAAGAAAAACTAGCTGGTATAGAACTTGCACAAGAAGAGGCCAACAACATATCTAACATAGTTCACTCGGATAATGTAAGACTCGAACACGACGTGGCTTTCCTTAAAGCAGTTCTAGATGATACTCAAAAG GAGCTGCACTCGACTAGAGGAGTCCTTGCAGGGGAGAGAGCCAGAGCATTCCAACTACAG GTAGAAGTTTTCCACCTCAAGCAAAGACTGCAATCTATGGAGAACCGAGCACCAACTCCAAGGAAACCGTTCAATGTATAG
- the LOC107935098 gene encoding acyl-CoA-binding domain-containing protein 6 isoform X1 produces the protein MKMFSFSRRRMKLNRVKKVQLSESVHGTRSPIRPSKRNNNTIVESALPAGTSHCNDFDPSTAPEINSSGNSENWMVLSVAGEKPVPRFNHAAAVLGNRMIVVGGESGNGLLDDVQVLNFDNFSWTTASSKLYLSPNSFPLKIPSCKGHCLVSWGKKALLVGGRTDPGNDRVSAVWAFDTETECWSVMEAKGEIPVARSGHTVVRANSVLILFGGETAKKKKLNDLHMFDLKSLTWLTLQCTGTRPSPRSNHVATLYDDKTLFIFGGASKSRTLNDMYSLDFETMVWSRIKIRGFHPSPRAGCCGVLCGTKWYIAGGGSRKKRHSETFIYDILKSEWSMAVASLPSSITTNKGFSLVLVQHKDKDFLVVFGGCRKEPSNQVEVLIIEKNESSMGRQYNPGKSAGKRSASQPVINASSHHSVDSAVRQNLASVIDHGSGRRSLSDLSLADQNPLSGNVSLRKQFHNKEEYNTSVRITKSSEDLSSILQATEQKTNQTDTGVEVNAPGTKIRSDESFLYECENSNLRVEGITSVPVGNHNFVFPEVEGKAGALSAPSSIYYEMRLAALSRKNGILEVQLGAAMASRDSIERNLASALKSKEEMEKRLADTVKEMDLVKEKLAGIELAQEEANNISNIVHSDNVRLEHDVAFLKAVLDDTQKELHSTRGVLAGERARAFQLQVEVFHLKQRLQSMENRAPTPRKPFNV, from the exons ATGAAAATGTTTAGCTTTTCTCGTAGACGTATGAAGCTTAACAG AGTGAAAAAGGTACAACTTTCAGAATCTGTTCATGGAACTAGAAGCCCTATAAGACCATCCAAAAGAAACAACAATACAATT GTGGAATCAGCTTTGCCTGCTGGTACTAGTCATTGTAATGATTTTGATCCTTCGACTGCCCCCGAGATTAATTCGTCGGGGAATTCCGAGAACTGGATGGTGTTATCGGTTGCTGGCGAAAAACCCGTGCCACGGTTTAAT CACGCAGCCGCTGTACTCGGGAATAGGATGATAGTGGTCGGGGGTGAATCCGGGAATGGATTGTTAGATGATGTGCAGGTTCTTAATTTCGATAATTTTTCTTGGACCACAGCATCGTCGAAGCTTTACTTGTCACCGAACAGTTTTCCATTGAAGATTCCTTCGTGCAAAGGCCATTGTCTG GTTTCGTGGGGGAAAAAGGCCCTTCTTGTTGGAGGCCGAACTGACCCCGGGAACGACCGAGTTTCAG CAGTATGGGCATTTGATACAGAGACGGAATGTTGGTCGGTTATGGAAGCTAAAGGAGAAATTCCG GTTGCACGAAGTGGTCACACTGTGGTCAGGGCAAACTCAGTTTTAATCCTTTTCGGGGGTGAAACTGCTAAAAAGAAGAAACTTAATGACCTACATATGTTTGATTTGAAGTCCTTGACGTGGCTCACTCTTCAATGCAC GGGAACAAGACCATCTCCGAGATCCAATCATGTGGCAACTCTTTATGATGATAAAACTCTTTTCATATTTGGTGGAGCATCGAAGTCGAGGACACTGAATGACATGTACTCGCTTGACTTTGAAACG ATGGTTTGGTCGAGAATAAAGATACGTGGTTTTCATCCATCACCACGAGCTGGTTGCTGTGGAGTTCTATGTGGAACAAAATGGTACATAGCTGGGGGCGGAAGTAGGAAAAAAA GACATTCAGAGACCTTCATCTACGATATTTTGAAGTCTGAGTGGTCCATGGCCGTTGCATCACTTCCATCTTCTATCACCACTAACAAG GGGTTTAGCCTAGTACTCGTGCAGCACAAGGATAAGGATTTTCTTGTTGTGTTCGGTGGATGCCGGAAAGAGCCATCTAATCAG GTTGAAGTATTGATCATAGAGAAAAACGAATCATCCATGGGTCGGCAATATAATCCTGGTAAATCTGCCGGAAAACGTTCGGCTAGCCAACCTGTTATTAATGCTTCGTCTCACCATTCGGTTGATTCTGCTGTTAGACAAAATCTAGCCTCTGTAATTGACCATGGTTCTGGTAGAAGATCATTGTCGGATTTGTCACTTGCGGATCAAAATCCTCTTTCCGGAAATGTCTCATTACGAAAACAATTTCATAACAAGGAAGAATACAACACGAGTGTTAGAATAACAAAGAGTTCAGAGGACTTAAGTTCCATTCTGCAG GCAACAGAACAAAAAACAAATCAAACTGATACAGGAGTTGAGGTTAATGCTCCAGGGACCAAAATCCGTTCAGATGAATCATTCCTATATGAATGTGAAAATTCAAACCTTCGGGTCGAAGGGATCACAAGCGTTCCTGTTGGTAATCATAATTTTGTATTTCCGGAAGTGGAAGGTAAAGCAGGAGCGCTATCAGCTCCTTCAAGCATATATTACGAGATGAGACTGGCTGCCCTAAGTAGAAAAAACGGAATTTTGGAAGTACAATTGGGAGCTGCAATGGCAAGCCGAGACTCCATTGAGAGAAATTTAGCTTCGGCTTTGAAGAGCAAAGAGGAGATGGAGAAAAGACTAGCAGACACAGTGAAAGAGATGGATTTGGTAAAAGAAAAACTAGCTGGTATAGAACTTGCACAAGAAGAGGCCAACAACATATCTAACATAGTTCACTCGGATAATGTAAGACTCGAACACGACGTGGCTTTCCTTAAAGCAGTTCTAGATGATACTCAAAAG GAGCTGCACTCGACTAGAGGAGTCCTTGCAGGGGAGAGAGCCAGAGCATTCCAACTACAG GTAGAAGTTTTCCACCTCAAGCAAAGACTGCAATCTATGGAGAACCGAGCACCAACTCCAAGGAAACCGTTCAATGTATAG
- the LOC107935140 gene encoding monothiol glutaredoxin-S10 translates to MDRVAKLASQKAVVIFSKSSCCMCHAIKRLFYEQGVSPAIYELDEDARGKEMEWALMRLGCNPSVPAVFIGGRFIGSANTIMTLHLNGSLKNLLKNAGAIWL, encoded by the coding sequence ATGGATCGGGTAGCAAAATTGGCGTCACAGAAGGCAGTGGTGATATTCAGCAAGAGTTCATGTTGCATGTGCCATGCAATCAAGAGATTGTTCTACGAGCAAGGGGTGAGTCCAGCTATATACGAGCTTGACGAGGACGCCAGAGGCAAGGAAATGGAATGGGCTCTGATGAGGCTCGGCTGCAACCCATCGGTCCCAGCCGTGTTCATCGGTGGTAGGTTCATCGGGTCAGCTAACACTATCATGACCCTTCACCTCAATGGTTCCTTGAAGAACTTGCTAAAAAATGCCGGTGCTATTTggctttaa